One genomic segment of Nonomuraea coxensis DSM 45129 includes these proteins:
- a CDS encoding putative quinol monooxygenase, which produces MTIRYGFNATLTARPGMGERLAGLLLTALDEDGPAASEHCLVYLVCRSASDPDVVHVTEGWTGEAEHRQVFAGPAAQALVSRIEELLAAQAPYTDYVPVGGKAAF; this is translated from the coding sequence GTGACGATCCGATACGGGTTCAACGCCACCCTGACCGCCAGGCCCGGCATGGGGGAGCGGCTGGCCGGCCTGCTGCTGACCGCCCTGGACGAGGACGGCCCCGCCGCGAGCGAGCACTGCCTGGTCTACCTCGTCTGCCGGTCGGCCTCCGACCCCGACGTCGTCCACGTCACCGAGGGCTGGACCGGCGAGGCGGAGCACCGCCAGGTCTTCGCCGGTCCCGCCGCCCAGGCCCTCGTCTCCCGGATCGAGGAGCTGCTCGCCGCGCAGGCCCCGTACACCGACTACGTGCCCGTCGGCGGCAAGGCCGCCTTCTGA
- a CDS encoding alpha/beta hydrolase, producing the protein MSSLSRPALDPELGALLTGMPLVQEITPGILAQLRAIPAPPVEPLLRGRAVDRRDVTVPGAGGAPIPLTVLTPAGAAPGAPCVYWMHGGGMIMGDRFSQLDIPLEWLDRLGAVVVTVGYRLAPEAGGAIPVEDCYEGLRWVAGHAAGLGIDPGRVVVAGASAGGGLAAGVTLMARDRGAPAIAAQVLICPMLDHRNATTSSRQYAGEPGVWTRETNAFAWDAVLGGLDGDEVPARVSPATADDLSGLPPAYVDAGSAEVFRDEDVEYATRIWAAGGQAELHVWAGGFHGFDALFPEAALSAAARRARTDWLARTLGL; encoded by the coding sequence ATGTCGTCCCTCTCCCGCCCCGCCCTCGACCCCGAGCTCGGCGCCCTGCTCACCGGCATGCCGCTCGTCCAGGAGATCACCCCGGGGATCCTCGCGCAGCTGCGCGCGATCCCCGCGCCGCCGGTCGAGCCCCTGCTGCGCGGCCGCGCCGTCGACCGGCGCGACGTCACCGTCCCAGGCGCCGGCGGCGCGCCGATCCCGCTCACGGTCCTCACCCCGGCCGGCGCCGCGCCAGGAGCGCCGTGCGTCTACTGGATGCACGGCGGCGGAATGATCATGGGGGACCGGTTCTCGCAGCTCGACATCCCCCTCGAATGGCTCGACCGGCTCGGCGCGGTCGTCGTCACCGTCGGCTACCGGCTCGCTCCCGAGGCCGGCGGCGCCATCCCCGTAGAGGACTGCTACGAGGGCCTGCGGTGGGTCGCCGGCCACGCCGCCGGCCTCGGCATCGACCCCGGCCGCGTCGTCGTCGCCGGAGCCAGCGCCGGCGGCGGGCTCGCCGCGGGCGTCACCCTCATGGCCCGCGACCGCGGCGCTCCCGCGATCGCCGCCCAGGTCCTCATCTGTCCCATGCTCGACCACCGCAACGCCACCACCTCCAGCCGCCAGTACGCCGGCGAGCCCGGCGTGTGGACCCGCGAGACCAACGCGTTCGCCTGGGACGCCGTTCTCGGCGGCCTCGACGGCGACGAGGTCCCCGCCCGCGTCTCGCCCGCCACGGCGGACGACCTGTCCGGGCTGCCTCCCGCGTACGTCGACGCGGGCTCCGCCGAGGTCTTCCGCGACGAGGACGTGGAGTACGCCACCCGCATCTGGGCCGCGGGCGGCCAGGCGGAGCTCCACGTGTGGGCGGGCGGCTTCCACGGCTTCGACGCGCTCTTCCCCGAGGCCGCGCTGTCCGCGGCCGCCCGGCGGGCCCGTACGGACTGGCTGGCCCGCACCCTCGGGCTGTAG